The DNA sequence CCGTTGACCGTGATGGTGCCCACGCCCGGCGCGAGCCTCACGCGGGCGATCGAGGTCTTGCGCTTTCCGGTCGCCTGGAACTCGGTGCGCTTCTTCGATCGGCCCTGCGTCTCCTGCGATGTCTCTTTCATAGAACCTTCTCCGCTCTGGTGTTCGTTACAGTTTGATTTCGGTCGGCGACTGGGCTGCGTGCGGGTGCTCCGAGCCGGGGTAGATCTTGAGCTTCTTGATGATGTGTTTCGAGAGCGTGTTCTTGGGGAGCATGCCCCAGACCGCATCGCGGAGCACCCTGTCGGGGTGCTTTTCGAGCTGTTGCCCGGCCGAGATGGACTTCATGCCGCCGAAATAGCCGGAGTGGCTGTAGTAGTTCTTGTCGTCGAGCTTGTTGCCGGTGAAGCGGAGCTTCGCGGCATTGAGCACCACCACGAAATCACCCGCGTCCACGTGAGGGGTGAAACTCGCGCGGTGTTTGCCGCGGAGTATGTCGGCGATCCGGCTGGCCGCGCGGCCGACCACCTTGTCCGTCACGTCCACGACCACCCAGCCGCGTTCGGCGGTCTGGGGAGTTTCCAATCTGGTCTTCTGGCTTTCCATAGTGGGCTCGCTATATAACTAGTTGAATTTAAAAAAGAAAACATGCCCCTGTCAAGGGGTGCGCAACTTATAGGAAAACCTCGTTCAAAGTCAAGAAAAAACCATTAAATCCGGGGATTAGGCGACCGGACTGAGCTCCCTGAGCCTCTTTATTATACCGGGCATGTGCGTAAGGACCGCGTCCACATCATCCTCTGTGTTGTAGCGGGACAGGGAGAACCGGATGGATCCGTGGGCCCGCTCGAACGGCACCCCCATCGCTATCATCACATGGGAGGGGTCGAGGCTGCCCGAGGCGCAGGCCGAGCCCGAGGAGGCGCAGATGTTGTGCTCGTTGAGGAGCAGGAGTATCGCCTCGCCCTCGACCGACTCGAA is a window from the Pseudomonadota bacterium genome containing:
- the rplM gene encoding 50S ribosomal protein L13 → MESQKTRLETPQTAERGWVVVDVTDKVVGRAASRIADILRGKHRASFTPHVDAGDFVVVLNAAKLRFTGNKLDDKNYYSHSGYFGGMKSISAGQQLEKHPDRVLRDAVWGMLPKNTLSKHIIKKLKIYPGSEHPHAAQSPTEIKL